From the Candidatus Methanoplasma cognatum genome, one window contains:
- the thpR gene encoding RNA 2',3'-cyclic phosphodiesterase, which produces MEKIRSFISFDIPMMPAVEDARVRLRGIPGVSVPKEVHLTLRFLGDVEAKKIEELSSGMRSLERYRSFSVSLKGLGAFPNNKDPRVIWIGAEPGAPFYDILSDLDGILSGSSVDYDKKPFKAHVTVGRVKRPSAGLTALLNECRDMEAGSFECRQIFLMSSLLTSGGAEHSVIDTFRLADG; this is translated from the coding sequence ATGGAAAAGATCAGGTCTTTCATCTCATTCGATATACCTATGATGCCGGCGGTCGAGGATGCCAGGGTAAGGCTCAGAGGCATACCTGGGGTCAGCGTCCCTAAGGAAGTGCATCTGACCCTGAGATTCCTGGGGGACGTGGAAGCAAAGAAGATCGAAGAATTATCATCAGGGATGAGGTCCTTGGAAAGGTACCGTTCCTTCAGCGTGTCCCTGAAAGGGCTGGGGGCGTTCCCCAATAATAAGGATCCCCGCGTAATATGGATCGGCGCGGAACCCGGAGCTCCTTTCTACGATATCCTTTCCGACCTTGACGGGATACTCAGCGGCTCGTCCGTTGACTATGACAAGAAACCGTTCAAAGCGCACGTCACCGTAGGCAGGGTGAAGAGACCGTCGGCCGGCCTCACGGCCCTTCTCAATGAATGCCGGGACATGGAGGCCGGGTCCTTTGAATGCCGGCAGATATTCCTGATGAGCAGTCTGCTCACATCGGGCGGCGCGGAACATTCTGTGATCGACACGTTCCGTCTCGCCGACGGTTAA
- a CDS encoding MATE family efflux transporter — translation MEEFEKTKDVETLLGDPKKAILAMAIPTTIALVAQSVNNLVDAMWVSGLGRDALAAVGIVFPLFFIVIGISNGIGIGAASAIAKRIGAENKAEADRTAAHAMVLILIASVIMMVLFLLLLEPIIRLIGAGADEGTIQECINYAFPLVVFVAVFMLVGVMSSILRSEGAAKRSMYILIIAAVINLVLDPFFIYDYGLGLGMTGAALATVLAEGVALVFIFYWYFVKKDLYLKFRFKGFRFESPIIKDIFKVGIPAAFQMMVISVVVVFMNMILLQAAGDDGVAIYSSDWRILSMLMIPTMGIASGIVPVCAAAYGARRYDKVRIAYMYGIRISVILMIAVAAATMIFAPNILVVFTYDSGTEYLREGMTEFLRISVLFLPFVAVGAAAESLFQALGMGTRALISTLFRNFLLVPVCYVAMLTTSGLTYIWWGSTFSEITGSLFVAIWAVLIIRIISKEFEAEKKLSDA, via the coding sequence GTGGAGGAGTTCGAGAAGACCAAGGACGTGGAGACCTTATTGGGGGACCCCAAGAAGGCGATACTCGCAATGGCCATTCCCACAACGATCGCGCTTGTGGCGCAGTCTGTGAACAACCTCGTGGATGCCATGTGGGTGTCCGGGCTGGGCAGGGACGCTCTCGCCGCGGTCGGGATAGTGTTCCCCCTGTTCTTCATAGTCATAGGGATAAGCAACGGTATCGGCATCGGAGCCGCGTCCGCCATAGCGAAGAGGATAGGCGCTGAGAACAAGGCCGAGGCGGACAGGACGGCCGCTCATGCGATGGTCCTCATACTTATCGCAAGCGTGATAATGATGGTGCTGTTCCTTCTGTTACTGGAGCCCATTATAAGGCTGATCGGGGCGGGGGCCGATGAGGGTACGATACAAGAATGCATCAATTATGCGTTTCCCTTAGTGGTGTTCGTAGCCGTTTTCATGCTGGTAGGCGTCATGTCGAGCATACTGAGGTCAGAGGGCGCGGCCAAACGCTCTATGTACATACTGATCATCGCGGCTGTGATAAACCTGGTGCTGGACCCCTTCTTCATCTATGATTACGGGCTCGGGCTGGGGATGACCGGCGCGGCCCTCGCGACCGTGCTGGCAGAGGGCGTGGCACTGGTCTTCATTTTCTATTGGTATTTCGTCAAGAAGGATCTGTACCTGAAGTTCAGGTTCAAAGGATTCAGATTCGAATCCCCGATCATAAAGGACATATTCAAAGTAGGCATCCCTGCGGCTTTTCAGATGATGGTCATATCCGTTGTGGTGGTGTTCATGAACATGATACTGCTGCAAGCCGCCGGTGACGACGGGGTCGCCATCTATTCGTCGGACTGGAGGATACTGAGCATGTTGATGATACCGACGATGGGCATAGCTTCAGGCATCGTGCCTGTCTGTGCGGCGGCTTACGGTGCGAGGCGGTATGACAAGGTCAGGATCGCTTACATGTACGGAATAAGGATCTCTGTGATCCTGATGATCGCGGTGGCCGCCGCCACGATGATATTCGCGCCGAACATTCTCGTTGTGTTCACTTATGACTCCGGCACGGAGTATCTCAGGGAGGGGATGACGGAGTTCCTCCGGATATCGGTGCTGTTCCTGCCGTTCGTGGCGGTGGGAGCCGCGGCGGAGTCCCTGTTCCAGGCCCTCGGTATGGGAACGAGAGCTCTGATATCGACGTTGTTCAGGAACTTCCTTCTGGTACCGGTGTGTTACGTAGCAATGCTGACCACATCCGGCCTGACCTATATATGGTGGGGCTCCACATTTTCGGAGATCACAGGGTCCCTGTTCGTCGCCATATGGGCGGTCCTCATCATAAGGATAATCTCAAAGGAATTCGAGGCCGAGAAGAAACTGTCCGATGCGTGA
- a CDS encoding cysteine hydrolase has product MPRALVVVDYQTDFVTGSLGSPHAEAIEKNIVSKIEEYLCSGGKVFFTMDTHDQDYLRTDEGVHIPIEHCIKGTAGWRIHGKAAEYQGRGKTIEKGTFGSLGIVAPLAGFDEIEVCGVATNICVIANAVILKTAYPDSRVIVDTKCVASYDEELHRKALDEMRSLSIDILE; this is encoded by the coding sequence ATGCCCCGCGCTTTGGTGGTCGTCGATTATCAGACAGATTTTGTGACCGGCAGCCTGGGGTCGCCCCATGCCGAAGCGATAGAGAAGAACATAGTTTCCAAGATCGAGGAGTATCTCTGCAGCGGCGGCAAGGTCTTCTTCACCATGGACACCCACGATCAGGATTACCTGAGAACGGACGAAGGCGTCCATATACCGATCGAACACTGTATCAAAGGGACCGCCGGATGGCGGATCCACGGGAAGGCGGCGGAATATCAGGGCAGAGGGAAGACGATCGAGAAGGGGACGTTCGGAAGTCTCGGTATCGTCGCACCGCTGGCAGGTTTCGACGAGATAGAAGTATGCGGCGTGGCCACCAATATCTGCGTGATAGCCAACGCGGTCATTCTGAAGACCGCATATCCCGATTCAAGGGTAATTGTCGATACCAAATGTGTGGCAAGCTATGATGAGGAACTCCACAGGAAAGCACTGGATGAGATGAGGTCCCTTTCCATCGATATCCTTGAGTGA
- a CDS encoding GNAT family N-acetyltransferase, producing MIRTFPINTPRLCLRQFMMSDAKKAYDNWMSDDDVTEFLTWETHRSQEESEGVIWSWIRAYEAGLMDWCITLKQKQEPIGSITAVQDFPDKGYCELGYCIAKDHWGKGYMTEAVRAVTEFIFKNTDYVWIQARCDSENYGSRRCLEKSNYKHATSLELPSPKGKGEVRTYHMMRIDRRDMFRM from the coding sequence ATGATCAGAACGTTCCCCATAAACACCCCGCGCCTCTGTCTCCGGCAGTTCATGATGAGCGATGCGAAAAAAGCATATGATAACTGGATGTCCGATGACGATGTGACCGAGTTCCTCACGTGGGAGACGCACAGGTCCCAGGAGGAATCCGAAGGGGTGATATGGAGCTGGATACGCGCATATGAAGCGGGACTCATGGATTGGTGCATCACTCTCAAACAGAAGCAGGAGCCCATAGGCAGCATAACCGCGGTACAGGATTTCCCGGATAAAGGATACTGCGAGCTGGGATACTGCATCGCGAAGGACCATTGGGGCAAAGGGTACATGACCGAAGCGGTGAGGGCGGTCACAGAATTCATATTCAAAAACACCGACTATGTATGGATACAGGCCAGGTGCGATTCCGAGAACTACGGATCGAGAAGGTGTCTTGAGAAAAGCAATTACAAACATGCGACAAGCCTTGAGCTTCCGTCCCCGAAAGGAAAAGGAGAGGTAAGAACTTACCATATGATGAGGATAGACCGCAGGGACATGTTCAGAATGTGA
- a CDS encoding DUF5685 family protein, producing MFGYTVPLYSRLSPSDLSTYRRYYCETCHQLRSGYGIISTSAVNYDMTFNTIVMNSFLGDTPRFEGTKNSMLCVFKDPSADSDLFRKMAAYTVLLTKWELTDDAFDRPSIKSNGASLVLGRAISKAEREYPEYDEAVGRGFEELRRMEGMGCDDAVRMGEAFGRSLAYALKDIAGEKAGSDLEGLFTSLGASVYLMDAIDDLDEDFINGTYNPLLAGRRGFRNKMQFIEENLYDISDSLNKVIGGLQTSYSALRDRMTFDLGIADNIVYYGIPDSAKKVMSGSSEAKASLKNVFDGRRKRNASY from the coding sequence ATGTTCGGATATACTGTGCCTCTTTACAGCAGATTGTCCCCTTCGGACCTTTCAACTTACAGGAGATACTATTGTGAAACGTGCCATCAGCTGAGATCTGGGTACGGCATAATATCTACATCCGCCGTAAATTACGACATGACCTTCAACACGATCGTCATGAACTCCTTCTTGGGCGACACTCCCAGATTTGAGGGGACGAAAAATTCCATGCTGTGTGTTTTTAAGGATCCTTCGGCCGATTCTGACCTTTTCAGAAAAATGGCCGCATATACGGTCCTGCTGACAAAATGGGAACTCACCGATGATGCATTTGACAGACCAAGCATAAAGAGCAACGGCGCCTCCCTGGTACTGGGGCGCGCGATATCGAAAGCCGAGAGGGAATATCCGGAGTACGACGAGGCGGTAGGGCGGGGGTTCGAGGAACTCAGAAGAATGGAGGGCATGGGATGCGATGACGCCGTGCGGATGGGGGAGGCGTTCGGCAGATCCCTGGCATATGCCCTGAAGGACATTGCGGGAGAAAAAGCGGGAAGCGATCTGGAAGGATTGTTCACAAGCTTAGGTGCTTCGGTATATCTTATGGATGCGATAGACGATCTTGACGAGGATTTCATCAACGGAACCTACAATCCGCTGCTGGCCGGCCGCAGAGGGTTCAGGAACAAGATGCAGTTCATAGAGGAGAACCTCTACGACATTTCTGATTCCCTCAACAAGGTCATAGGCGGTCTCCAGACGTCATATTCTGCCTTAAGGGATCGGATGACGTTCGATCTGGGAATAGCGGACAACATTGTCTATTACGGCATACCGGATTCCGCGAAAAAGGTCATGTCCGGCTCTAGCGAAGCGAAGGCTTCCCTCAAGAATGTGTTCGACGGCCGAAGGAAAAGGAACGCCTCATATTGA
- a CDS encoding DUF1016 N-terminal domain-containing protein, which produces MEYHDVEKLQPLVGEISWAKHVVILNRCKDNLERQFYIMSAKKFGWTKAVLIHQIDSRSYERHLLNQTSFEQPVISVSFYNAFVTFEAVKPNALRLTIYM; this is translated from the coding sequence ATGGAATATCATGATGTTGAAAAACTCCAGCCATTGGTTGGAGAAATCAGCTGGGCAAAACATGTTGTCATTCTCAACCGCTGCAAGGACAACCTCGAAAGGCAATTCTATATCATGTCCGCAAAGAAATTCGGATGGACAAAAGCCGTGCTGATCCATCAGATCGACAGCAGGAGCTATGAGAGGCATCTGCTGAATCAGACCAGTTTTGAACAACCCGTTATTTCCGTGAGCTTTTACAATGCATTTGTGACATTCGAAGCAGTGAAACCGAACGCACTTCGACTAACCATATACATGTAA
- a CDS encoding PDDEXK nuclease domain-containing protein — translation MNKPAKETEIGSFEKANMDFIADIKLKVRQAQYEAMRSVNTQLVALYWELGKAIAEKQQEGWGKAVVPALSKELQKEFPGVRGFSVTNLWQMAQLYVEYHGVEKLQSLIGEISWTNHVIILNRCKDNLERQFYIMSAKKFGWTKAVLIHQIDSRSYERHLLNQTNFEHTLPENIRGQAALAVKDEYLFDFLDLGDDYSESQLETALVNNIRNFLLEMDLQFAFIGNQFRIDVDDKEYFIDLLLYHRQLQCLVAIELKVGEFIPEYKGKMEFYLSVLNDKVKLPNENDAVGIIICREKNRTVVEYSLKTGTMPIGVATYSTTSELPERYQRFLPDGETIAKKLDHFRTR, via the coding sequence ATGAACAAACCAGCAAAAGAAACAGAGATAGGATCCTTTGAAAAAGCGAATATGGACTTTATAGCTGACATCAAGCTGAAGGTGCGCCAAGCGCAGTATGAGGCGATGCGGTCAGTGAACACACAGCTTGTGGCCCTCTATTGGGAACTTGGAAAGGCCATCGCGGAGAAACAGCAAGAAGGCTGGGGTAAGGCCGTCGTACCGGCCCTGTCTAAAGAATTACAGAAGGAATTTCCAGGAGTGAGGGGTTTTTCAGTGACCAACCTTTGGCAAATGGCGCAGCTATATGTGGAATATCACGGTGTTGAAAAACTCCAGTCATTGATTGGAGAAATTAGCTGGACAAACCATGTCATCATTCTCAACCGTTGCAAGGACAACCTCGAAAGGCAATTCTATATAATGTCCGCAAAGAAATTCGGATGGACAAAAGCCGTGCTGATCCATCAGATCGACAGCAGGAGCTATGAGAGACATCTGCTGAATCAGACCAATTTTGAACATACTTTGCCTGAAAACATAAGGGGTCAGGCGGCTTTAGCAGTAAAAGATGAGTATCTTTTTGATTTCCTCGATCTCGGTGACGATTATTCAGAAAGCCAGCTTGAAACGGCGCTTGTCAACAATATCCGTAACTTTTTGCTAGAAATGGACCTTCAGTTCGCCTTCATAGGGAATCAGTTCAGGATAGATGTTGATGATAAGGAGTATTTCATTGACCTGCTGCTATACCACCGCCAGTTGCAGTGTCTCGTGGCCATTGAACTGAAGGTAGGAGAGTTCATCCCCGAATACAAGGGGAAAATGGAGTTCTACCTGTCTGTTCTGAACGATAAAGTGAAACTGCCCAATGAGAACGACGCTGTCGGCATAATAATATGCAGAGAGAAGAACCGCACCGTGGTGGAATACTCTCTGAAAACAGGCACCATGCCTATCGGCGTCGCGACATACTCCACAACATCGGAACTGCCGGAGAGATATCAGAGGTTCCTGCCCGACGGAGAGACGATCGCTAAGAAATTGGATCATTTCAGAACCCGATGA
- a CDS encoding radical SAM protein, giving the protein MRPFISVIIKPTLDCNIDCRHCYHASEERSSERMSIDTLDDFFRKLSEEYESVWFIWHGGEPLLMPPGFYKEALDLQERYFGKRSHRVGNTIQTNGTLLDRKMISFCKDKMINIGVSFEGPYNDVLREKTESVRERLDYLSRKERVFSVSSTISSETASKQKEIYESFRSDKTAVSLSPVIPAGCAACGGVVPDAEEYIRSSIECFDEWLFDKDAEIPLIPHYLYIMNALGEPAESDCAHASCLTKWICVYPNGDLYPCGKGCPPEFKLGNLSGIDRISDAFLTEGFERILRGTVERRNSCMAECDLYGYCNGGCSIDAYYEAGISKNGGDSCRIFKAVFGHVLSSVEEIIETRPDLSQYNKFVKDAVLGRLVNPKTIIP; this is encoded by the coding sequence ATGAGGCCGTTCATTTCGGTGATAATAAAGCCGACGCTTGATTGTAATATCGACTGCAGGCACTGCTATCACGCGTCGGAAGAGAGGTCTTCCGAAAGGATGAGCATCGATACTCTGGACGATTTTTTCAGGAAGCTGTCCGAGGAGTACGAGTCCGTGTGGTTCATATGGCACGGCGGGGAGCCTCTGCTCATGCCGCCGGGATTCTACAAAGAGGCGCTGGACCTTCAGGAAAGGTATTTCGGCAAACGTTCCCACAGAGTGGGGAACACGATACAGACGAACGGGACGCTGCTGGATAGAAAGATGATCAGCTTCTGCAAAGACAAGATGATAAACATAGGGGTATCTTTCGAAGGCCCTTACAACGATGTTCTTCGGGAGAAAACAGAGTCGGTAAGGGAGAGATTGGATTACCTCAGCCGAAAGGAACGGGTGTTCTCGGTCAGTTCCACCATTTCCTCGGAAACGGCCTCCAAACAAAAGGAGATATACGAAAGCTTCAGGTCGGACAAGACCGCGGTGTCCCTTTCGCCGGTCATACCCGCGGGATGCGCCGCATGCGGAGGCGTGGTCCCGGATGCCGAAGAGTACATAAGATCAAGCATCGAATGTTTCGATGAATGGCTTTTTGACAAGGATGCGGAGATACCGCTCATCCCCCACTACCTATACATCATGAATGCTCTGGGAGAGCCGGCGGAATCCGATTGCGCACACGCCTCCTGCCTGACCAAATGGATATGCGTCTATCCCAACGGAGACCTTTATCCGTGCGGCAAAGGCTGCCCTCCCGAATTCAAACTCGGCAATCTGTCGGGGATCGACAGGATATCGGACGCATTTTTGACGGAAGGGTTCGAAAGGATCCTGAGAGGCACCGTCGAGAGAAGGAACTCCTGCATGGCGGAGTGCGATCTTTACGGATACTGCAACGGAGGGTGCAGCATCGACGCATATTACGAAGCGGGCATCAGTAAGAACGGAGGGGATTCCTGCAGGATCTTCAAAGCTGTGTTCGGACACGTCCTTTCTTCGGTGGAAGAGATCATCGAGACGCGCCCCGACCTGTCTCAGTACAACAAGTTCGTCAAGGATGCGGTCCTGGGCAGGCTGGTAAATCCCAAGACGATCATCCCGTGA
- the metA gene encoding homoserine O-succinyltransferase: MPINIPDDLPAGAALESENIFVMREGRAAAQDIRPMKILLLNLMPTKIDTEIQLLRLLGNTPLQTDIFFLQMVTHESKNISQEYLDKFYYTFDEIKDRKFDGMIITGAPVENIDFKEVDYWDELCEIMEWSLKNVSSTLHICWGAQAGMYYHYHVPKYPLNEKMSGIFCHTINVKDEPLIRGFDDEFNMPHSRHTEVRAVDINRNPRLHIIAESKAAGVGIVTSERAGQVFVTGHSEYDVGTLAYEYDRDMKKGLSPRIPANYFPKDDPDRNPPMNWRAHATLLFSNWLNYYVYQRTPYDIDAIGADEPNGNGRN, from the coding sequence ATGCCGATAAACATACCCGATGACCTGCCTGCCGGAGCGGCTCTCGAATCAGAGAACATATTCGTTATGAGGGAGGGACGTGCGGCAGCTCAGGACATACGTCCGATGAAGATACTGCTCCTGAACCTCATGCCTACCAAAATAGACACAGAGATACAGCTCCTCAGACTTCTGGGCAACACCCCTCTGCAGACCGACATATTCTTCCTGCAGATGGTTACCCATGAATCGAAGAACATTTCGCAGGAATACTTGGATAAGTTCTACTATACCTTCGACGAGATCAAGGACAGGAAGTTCGACGGCATGATAATAACCGGCGCTCCCGTGGAGAACATAGACTTCAAGGAGGTGGACTACTGGGACGAACTGTGCGAGATCATGGAATGGTCCCTTAAGAACGTGAGTTCGACGCTCCATATCTGCTGGGGCGCCCAGGCGGGAATGTATTACCACTATCATGTGCCGAAATACCCCCTCAACGAGAAGATGTCCGGTATATTCTGCCATACGATCAACGTAAAGGACGAGCCTCTCATCAGAGGATTCGACGATGAGTTCAACATGCCGCATTCCAGGCACACAGAGGTCCGCGCGGTCGACATAAACCGCAACCCGCGTCTCCACATAATCGCCGAATCCAAAGCGGCAGGGGTCGGCATAGTGACCTCGGAAAGAGCGGGACAGGTGTTCGTCACCGGCCACTCCGAATACGACGTGGGGACTCTGGCATATGAGTATGACAGAGATATGAAAAAAGGTCTTTCCCCCCGTATTCCCGCCAACTATTTCCCAAAAGACGACCCTGATAGGAACCCCCCTATGAACTGGAGGGCACATGCGACCCTGCTTTTCAGCAACTGGCTGAACTACTATGTCTACCAGCGCACGCCGTACGACATAGACGCCATCGGCGCGGACGAACCCAACGGCAACGGTCGGAACTGA
- the cobO gene encoding cob(I)yrinic acid a,c-diamide adenosyltransferase: MSSIPPEIKKELGLVQIYTGNGKGKTTASLGLAFRAAGRGLEVLMIQFLKPPENYGEHISAGRFPNFTILPLGLNHMSSKVPRETDIRIARETLQRAKDEIYSGRYDLVILDEINNAMSWKLLSPEEVIGMLSGRPDNVEIVLTGRGAPKEIVDYADLVTEMTLIKHPFDKGVHARKGIEY, from the coding sequence ATGAGCAGCATACCTCCTGAGATAAAGAAAGAACTCGGCTTGGTGCAGATCTATACGGGGAACGGAAAGGGGAAGACCACCGCCTCGCTGGGTCTCGCTTTCAGGGCGGCGGGGCGCGGACTTGAGGTCCTCATGATACAATTCCTTAAACCTCCCGAGAACTACGGTGAGCACATATCCGCCGGAAGGTTCCCGAACTTCACAATACTCCCCCTCGGCCTAAACCACATGTCGTCAAAGGTCCCCAGGGAGACGGACATCAGGATCGCCCGCGAAACGCTTCAGAGGGCCAAAGACGAGATCTATTCCGGAAGATACGATCTTGTGATACTAGACGAGATAAACAACGCCATGAGCTGGAAGCTACTGAGTCCGGAAGAGGTCATCGGAATGCTGAGCGGGAGGCCGGATAACGTCGAGATCGTGCTTACAGGAAGGGGCGCACCCAAGGAGATAGTGGACTATGCCGACCTCGTGACCGAAATGACACTGATCAAACACCCCTTCGATAAGGGTGTACACGCCAGAAAAGGCATTGAATATTGA
- a CDS encoding MFS transporter has product MEPSITYSSAEMRTVLIASCAGVFIMPLMSTMMNLALVLIGAEFDVGSKSLAMVNTTFLLASVIVMVPLARVSDIIGRKKVFIAGLLITLASALVGGFSPNFEVLLVMRFIMGAGSAALSVSSIAMLTEVFPVERRGWAIGIQSTFIYLGIAVGPALGGFICDFIGWRELFFFMIPFVLIALVYVLRFKREAISSAGTSMDYRGALLYGVTIMLTMYGVISLPEIWALPLIAVGLVMLFVFIRTMKRTGSPVLDIGVFRYRVFSRACIAAYTNYASSYSVSFFLALYLQSVGMLTAFNAGLILLIQPVVQVLLTAKFGSYSDRIADKRLLPTSGMVLTCVAVFMIIFMGTSANYLYIAMILILLGVGYGMFSAPNTNAIMSSVPPKHRGEASGMIAVVRQIGMMTSMSIAMCCIALIMGSADNIVPPYDQFVNVIEVAFAICLAMCIVGTFLSWFRGEARKNAAASQ; this is encoded by the coding sequence ATGGAGCCGTCCATAACCTATTCTTCTGCTGAGATGAGAACAGTGCTCATTGCCAGCTGTGCGGGCGTCTTCATTATGCCGCTCATGAGTACGATGATGAATCTGGCTCTTGTGCTGATAGGCGCTGAGTTCGATGTAGGCTCAAAATCTTTGGCCATGGTCAATACGACATTTCTTCTTGCTTCGGTCATTGTTATGGTGCCCTTGGCAAGGGTATCCGATATCATCGGCAGGAAGAAAGTATTCATCGCAGGCCTGCTGATCACTCTCGCATCGGCCTTGGTCGGCGGTTTCTCCCCCAACTTTGAGGTCCTGCTCGTTATGAGGTTCATCATGGGGGCCGGCTCGGCCGCACTGTCCGTTTCGAGCATCGCGATGCTCACGGAGGTGTTCCCCGTTGAAAGGAGAGGATGGGCCATCGGCATACAGTCCACGTTCATCTATCTCGGCATCGCGGTCGGCCCGGCGCTCGGAGGGTTCATATGCGACTTCATCGGCTGGAGGGAACTGTTCTTCTTCATGATCCCCTTCGTATTGATAGCGCTGGTATATGTGCTCAGGTTCAAGAGGGAGGCAATATCCAGCGCGGGGACAAGTATGGATTACCGCGGCGCGCTCCTGTACGGGGTGACGATCATGCTCACTATGTACGGCGTGATAAGCCTCCCGGAGATCTGGGCTTTGCCCCTTATCGCGGTGGGCCTGGTCATGCTGTTCGTTTTCATACGCACGATGAAGAGAACGGGATCCCCGGTCCTGGATATCGGGGTATTCAGGTACAGGGTGTTCTCCAGGGCATGCATCGCGGCTTACACGAACTATGCGTCCTCCTACTCCGTCTCTTTCTTCCTGGCACTGTATCTTCAAAGCGTTGGCATGCTCACGGCTTTCAACGCCGGACTCATACTTCTGATACAGCCGGTCGTTCAGGTCCTCCTCACCGCAAAGTTCGGGAGCTATTCCGACAGGATAGCGGATAAGCGCCTGTTGCCCACGTCGGGCATGGTGCTGACCTGCGTCGCCGTATTCATGATAATATTCATGGGGACATCGGCCAACTATCTTTACATCGCGATGATACTGATACTTCTCGGCGTGGGATACGGGATGTTCTCCGCGCCCAACACGAATGCCATAATGTCATCCGTTCCGCCAAAACACCGGGGGGAGGCGTCCGGCATGATCGCCGTGGTAAGACAGATAGGGATGATGACGAGCATGAGCATCGCGATGTGCTGCATCGCTTTGATAATGGGATCGGCGGACAACATCGTCCCCCCGTACGACCAATTCGTAAATGTGATCGAGGTCGCGTTCGCGATATGTTTGGCCATGTGCATAGTGGGCACATTCCTCTCCTGGTTCAGAGGAGAGGCCCGGAAGAATGCTGCCGCATCCCAATGA
- a CDS encoding cation diffusion facilitator family transporter — protein sequence MTDASLENYKFQRIVVAVGALLLIIKFTAYFITNSVAIFTDAVESIVNVVAGVIGLYALFLSAKPADKSHPFGHGRVELISASVEGAMISTAGVLIIFEAVNNILHPKEISALDIGLLLIIFAAAVNFTVGSVAVRKGRKNRSLALEASGKHLITDTVSSVGIIIGLTVVFVGANLGYDIYILDPIMALFFGALIIVTGAGVIKKAMDGIMDKADADILKKTVECLNDHRSETWIDIHNLRAIKYGSRLHIEMHVTMPFDMTISEMEKENRRLHESVASTFGGSVDLIMMPEPCKEFSCIHCKRDCGARRAEFLERINWSVNLLAQERQHAYGNHVIIKDIK from the coding sequence GTGACGGACGCCTCTCTCGAGAATTATAAATTCCAAAGGATAGTCGTTGCAGTCGGGGCTTTGCTCCTTATAATCAAATTCACGGCATATTTCATAACGAACTCCGTTGCGATATTCACGGATGCGGTCGAGAGCATCGTGAACGTTGTCGCCGGAGTTATCGGGTTATACGCTCTGTTCCTATCGGCAAAGCCGGCGGATAAATCGCACCCTTTCGGGCACGGCCGGGTCGAACTCATCTCGGCGTCGGTCGAGGGTGCCATGATATCGACCGCCGGCGTGCTGATCATATTCGAGGCGGTGAACAACATACTGCATCCGAAAGAGATATCGGCGCTGGACATCGGCCTTCTGCTGATCATATTCGCCGCCGCGGTCAACTTTACAGTAGGTTCGGTAGCGGTCAGAAAAGGCAGGAAAAATCGTTCGCTGGCTCTGGAGGCCAGCGGAAAACATCTCATCACGGACACGGTCTCATCCGTCGGCATAATAATAGGCCTTACCGTGGTGTTTGTGGGAGCTAACCTGGGATACGACATCTACATACTTGATCCGATAATGGCACTGTTCTTCGGAGCGCTCATCATAGTGACGGGGGCGGGCGTGATAAAGAAGGCCATGGACGGGATCATGGACAAGGCCGATGCGGACATCCTGAAAAAGACGGTCGAATGCCTGAACGATCACAGGTCCGAGACGTGGATCGACATACATAACCTCAGGGCGATAAAGTACGGGAGCAGACTCCATATAGAGATGCATGTGACGATGCCGTTCGATATGACGATATCCGAGATGGAGAAAGAGAACCGCCGTCTGCACGAATCCGTCGCATCGACTTTCGGAGGGTCGGTGGACCTCATCATGATGCCGGAACCCTGCAAAGAATTCTCCTGCATCCACTGCAAGAGGGATTGCGGCGCCAGGCGCGCAGAGTTCCTGGAAAGGATAAACTGGAGCGTCAACCTGCTGGCACAGGAGCGCCAGCACGCATATGGGAACCATGTCATCATCAAAGACATCAAGTGA